From Glycine soja cultivar W05 chromosome 4, ASM419377v2, whole genome shotgun sequence, the proteins below share one genomic window:
- the LOC114408653 gene encoding J domain-containing protein required for chloroplast accumulation response 1-like, giving the protein MERFYSSQRESILLGYSNDNNNSLIQGSNLEVDFTDVFGGPPRRSSVNEVRQSVGEFSEEERGWCRWPPEREKPVFGEDSGNRRRNHSDFFDDIFGGEESASVCSTPKKRVGDAFALSRVSSPLPPAADPVFGSLPATFSLPAKLTNGADLPTFGSPTRSRNLLNNINDGIVASNGLKPYRQSLLSQEFSNSSTFDKTDKGSIMKQDISISEVLPSASNGQFHFSIYKWASKGVPMVMPLRTERNSRNKDKAKLERCSGAKEWIVSEITTQNPIEYNRKQDSNQIVEQIVSAKTQLDTSTSPQTVSKDVPASSISRDTREVESSIRSTSDKKLEPKPLQFLFKESDKKQDNDEMITREREENRMMKSTKKSSAVFDVTVNPMKQEEKAVPLRDVGRSKATSQGSVSLGENLGKGLVKGKVKEFARIFNQEAVNKPKVDSKSQPQGSTYKKRDALRTKNEVEAGPEQPKKDNSVTETTNISANNLFHQDDISEPEIPDISFTVIGDKDESFPGSFMIQVLAQDEGEVLQTQKNQEIQTIDNKIKQWSKGKEGNIRSLLSTLQYVLWPECGWKPVPLVDIIEGNAVKRSYQRALLCLHPDKLQQKGASSDQKYIAEKVFDILQEAWTQFNMLGAL; this is encoded by the exons ATGGAGCGGTTTTATTCTTCTCAACGAGAGAGCATTCTTTTAGGGTATAGTAATGACAATAATAATTCTCTAATTCAAGGGTCGAACTTGGAGGTTGATTTCACCGACGTGTTTGGGGGGCCGCCGCGGCGGTCGTCGGTGAATGAAGTGCGGCAGAGTGTGGGTGAgtttagtgaagaggaaagagGTTGGTGTAGGTGGCCGCCGGAGCGTGAGAAACCGGTGTTTGGGGAGGATAGTGGAAACCGGAGACGTAATCACAGCGACTTCTTCGATGACATATTCGGAGGGGAGGAATCAGCGAGCGTGTGTTCCACGCCAAAGAAGCGCGTTGGGGACGCTTTCGCGTTGTCCCGAGTATCCAGCCCTCTGCCTCCTGCGGCTGATCCCGTTTTTGGCTCTCTCCCTGCAACCTTCAG CCTTCCTGCCAAATTGACAAATGGAGCGGACCTTCCAACATTTGGTTCCCCCACTAGGAGTAGGAACCTCCTCAACAACATCAACGATGGCATTGTTGCTTCAAATGGATTAAAACCTTACCGACAAAGTCTTTTATCACAGGAGTTTTCAAACTCGAGCACATTTGATAAAACAGACAAAGGAAGCATTATGAAACAAGACATATCTATTAGTGAAGTTTTGCCTAGTGCTAGTAATGGCCAGTTCCATTTCTCAATATACAAATGGGCAAGTAAAGGGGTGCCAATGGTGATGCCTCTTAGGACAGAGAGAAACTCAAGGAATAAAGATAAGGCTAAACTTGAGAGATGCTCAGGTGCTAAGGAATGGATAGTCAGTGAAATTACCACACAGAATCCTATAGAATACAATAGAAAACAAGATTCCAATCAGATTGTAGAACAAATAGTTTCTGCCAAAACTCAATTAGATACATCAACCAGCCCTCAAACTGTTAGTAAAGATGTTCCTGCTAGTTCTATCTCACGTGACACTAGAGAAGTAGAATCAAGTATTCGTTCTACAAGTGATAAGAAGCTTGAGCCCAAACCATTACAGTTTCTGTTCAAAGAAAGTGATAAGAAACAAG ATAATGATGAGATGATTACAAGGGAGAGAGAAGAAAACAGGAtgatgaaaagcacaaaaaagtcGTCTGCTGTTTTTGATGTTACCGTGAATCCAatgaaacaagaagaaaaggcaGTTCCCTTGAGAGATGTAGGACGTAGCAAAGCCACTTCCCAGGGTTCGGTAAGCTTAGGCGAAAATTTGGGGAAAGGCCTAGTGAAAGGAAAGGTCAAAGAATTTGCTCGAATTTTCAACCAAGAAGCTGTAAATAAACCCAAAGTTGACTCCAAATCTCAACCTCAGGGTTCTACATACAAGAAGAGAGATGCTTTAAGGACAAAGAATGAA GTGGAAGCTGGTCCAGAACAACCCAAGAAGGATAACTCCGTCACAGAGACCACCAACATCTCTGCTAATAATTTGTTTCATCAAGATGATATATCAGAACCAG AAATTCCTGATATATCATTTACCGTTATTGGAGATAAAGACGAGTCCTTCCCTGGGAGTTTCATG ATACAAGTATTAGCCCAAGATGAGGGTGAGGTCTTACAAAcccaaaaaaatcaagaaatccAA ACAATTGACAACAAGATAAAACAATGGTCTAAAGGGAAGGAAGGAAACATACGCTCCCTGCTATCGACATTACAatat GTACTTTGGCCGGAGTGCGGATGGAAGCCTGTGCCTCTTGTTGATATAATTGAAGGGAACGCAGTTAAAAGATCTTATCAAAGAGCTTTACTCTGTCTGCATCCAGACAAGTTGCAACAAAAGGGTGCTTCTTCagaccaaaaatatattgcaGAAAAAGTTTTTGATATTTTACAG GAGGCATGGACTCAATTCAATATGCTCGGTGCACTCTAA
- the LOC114408655 gene encoding lysophospholipid acyltransferase LPEAT1-like isoform X2 — MESELKDLNSKPPNGNGNSVRDDRPLLKPEPPVSADSIADMEKKFAAYVRRDVYGTMGRGELPTKEKLLLGFALVTLLPIRVVLAVTILLFYYLICRVCTLFSAPTGEEEQEDYAHMSGWRRTIIVSCGRALSRLMLFIFGFYWIPESNSASQEDKSRQPEELRRPGVIISNHVSYLDILYHMSSSFPSFVAKRSVAKLPLVGLISKCLGCVYVQRESRSSDFKGVSAVVTDRIREAHQNESAPLMMLFPEGTTTNGEFLLPFKTGGFLAKAPVLPVILQYHYQRFSPAWDSISGVRHVIFLLCQFVNYMEVIRLPVYHPSQQEMDDPKLYANNVRRLMATEGNLILSDIGLAEKRIYHAALNGLFSQC, encoded by the exons ATGGAGTCCGAACTCAAAGACCTCAATTCGAAGCCGCCGAACGGCAACGGCAACAGCGTTCGCGATGACCGTCCTCTGCTGAAGCCGGAGCCTCCGGTCTCCGCCGACAGCATCGCCGATATGGAGAAGAAGTTCGCCGCTTACGTCCGCCGCGACGTGTACGGCACCATGGGACGCGGCGAGTTGCCGACCAAGGAGAAGCTCTTGCTCGGTTTCGCGTTGGTCACTCTTCTCCCCATTCGAGTCGTTCTCGCCGTCACCATATTGCTCTTTTATTACTTAATTTGTAGGGTTTGCACTCTCTTCTCTGCGCCCACTGGCGAAGAGGAACAGGAAGATTACGCTCACATGAGTGGGTGGAGGAGAACCATTATTGTTTCGTGTGGACGCGCCCTCTCCAGACTCATGCTTTTCATTTTCGGCTTTTATTGGATCCCCGAATCGAACTCTGCCTCTCAG GAAGACAAGAGTCGGCAGCCCGAAGAGTTGAGGAGACCTGGCGTAATAATTTCTAATCATGTGTCGTACTTGGATATTTTGTATCACATGTCTTCCTCATTCCCTAGTTTTGTTGCTAAG AGATCAGTGGCTAAACTTCCGCTAGTCGGTCTCATCAG CAAGTGCCTTGGTTGTGTCTATGTTCAGCGGGAATCAAGGTCATCAGACTTCAAGGGTGTTTCAG CTGTTGTCACTGACAGAATTCGAGAAGCTCATCAGAATGAGTCTGCTCCATTAATGATGTTATTTCCAG AAGGTACAACCACAAATGGAGAGTTCCTCCTTCCATTCAAGACTGGTGGTTTTTTGGCAAAGGCACCGGTACTTCCTGTGATATTACAATATCATTACCAGAGATTTAGCCCTGCCTGGGATTCCATATCTGGA GTGCGCCATGTGATATTTCTCCTGTGTCAGTTTGTGAATTATATGGAGGTGATCCGATTACCTGTTTACCATCCTTCACAGCAGGAGATGGATGATCCCAAACTATACGCTAATAATGTTAGAAGGTTGATGGCTACTGAG GGTAATTTGATACTTTCTGATATTGGGCTAGCTGAAAAACGAATATATCACGCTGCTCTCAATG GTTTGTTTTCCCAATGCTAA
- the LOC114408655 gene encoding lysophospholipid acyltransferase LPEAT1-like isoform X1, protein MESELKDLNSKPPNGNGNSVRDDRPLLKPEPPVSADSIADMEKKFAAYVRRDVYGTMGRGELPTKEKLLLGFALVTLLPIRVVLAVTILLFYYLICRVCTLFSAPTGEEEQEDYAHMSGWRRTIIVSCGRALSRLMLFIFGFYWIPESNSASQEDKSRQPEELRRPGVIISNHVSYLDILYHMSSSFPSFVAKRSVAKLPLVGLISKCLGCVYVQRESRSSDFKGVSAVVTDRIREAHQNESAPLMMLFPEGTTTNGEFLLPFKTGGFLAKAPVLPVILQYHYQRFSPAWDSISGVRHVIFLLCQFVNYMEVIRLPVYHPSQQEMDDPKLYANNVRRLMATEGNLILSDIGLAEKRIYHAALNGNNSLPSVLHQKDE, encoded by the exons ATGGAGTCCGAACTCAAAGACCTCAATTCGAAGCCGCCGAACGGCAACGGCAACAGCGTTCGCGATGACCGTCCTCTGCTGAAGCCGGAGCCTCCGGTCTCCGCCGACAGCATCGCCGATATGGAGAAGAAGTTCGCCGCTTACGTCCGCCGCGACGTGTACGGCACCATGGGACGCGGCGAGTTGCCGACCAAGGAGAAGCTCTTGCTCGGTTTCGCGTTGGTCACTCTTCTCCCCATTCGAGTCGTTCTCGCCGTCACCATATTGCTCTTTTATTACTTAATTTGTAGGGTTTGCACTCTCTTCTCTGCGCCCACTGGCGAAGAGGAACAGGAAGATTACGCTCACATGAGTGGGTGGAGGAGAACCATTATTGTTTCGTGTGGACGCGCCCTCTCCAGACTCATGCTTTTCATTTTCGGCTTTTATTGGATCCCCGAATCGAACTCTGCCTCTCAG GAAGACAAGAGTCGGCAGCCCGAAGAGTTGAGGAGACCTGGCGTAATAATTTCTAATCATGTGTCGTACTTGGATATTTTGTATCACATGTCTTCCTCATTCCCTAGTTTTGTTGCTAAG AGATCAGTGGCTAAACTTCCGCTAGTCGGTCTCATCAG CAAGTGCCTTGGTTGTGTCTATGTTCAGCGGGAATCAAGGTCATCAGACTTCAAGGGTGTTTCAG CTGTTGTCACTGACAGAATTCGAGAAGCTCATCAGAATGAGTCTGCTCCATTAATGATGTTATTTCCAG AAGGTACAACCACAAATGGAGAGTTCCTCCTTCCATTCAAGACTGGTGGTTTTTTGGCAAAGGCACCGGTACTTCCTGTGATATTACAATATCATTACCAGAGATTTAGCCCTGCCTGGGATTCCATATCTGGA GTGCGCCATGTGATATTTCTCCTGTGTCAGTTTGTGAATTATATGGAGGTGATCCGATTACCTGTTTACCATCCTTCACAGCAGGAGATGGATGATCCCAAACTATACGCTAATAATGTTAGAAGGTTGATGGCTACTGAG GGTAATTTGATACTTTCTGATATTGGGCTAGCTGAAAAACGAATATATCACGCTGCTCTCAATGGTAATAATAGCCTGCCTAGTGTTTTGCATCAGAAAGACGAATGA
- the LOC114408657 gene encoding uncharacterized protein LOC114408657, with product MPFATKLPPAPEPPAILKPAGNRVTVSQEPKQKKKENSVKTSPQRPPQILNTVVQSNVSLDSTCSSDSNSSTKKVKPATATVASRRNVKRNGFKPVRVVPDAVDVATVLPPLKRCEWITPNSDPLYTAFHDEEWGVPVDDDRKLFELLVFSQALAEHRWPAILNQRDIFRKLFENFEPSSVAQFTEKKLLTLKINGNSLLSEPKLRAIVENAKQLLKVQQEFSSFSNYCWRFVNHKPIRNEFRYGRQVPVKTPKAEVISKDMMRRGFQCVGPTVVYSFMQVAGLVNDHLLTCFKHHKCKVTTKNEFKTEVKENNETSEMTINNDRRSFN from the exons ATGCCCTTTGCCACCAAGCTTCCACCGGCTCCGGAACCGCCAGCTATCTTGAAACCTGCCGGAAACAGAGTAACCGTTTCCCAAGAGCCGaaacagaagaagaaggagaacaGCGTGAAGACCAGTCCACAGCGTCCCCCGCAAATTCTGAACACCGTTGTGCAAAGCAACGTGTCTTTGGACAGCACGTGTTCCTCAGATAGCAATTCATCAACCAAAAAGGTGAAGCCCGCAACCGCAACTGTGGCGAGTAGGAGAAACGTGAAGCGTAACGGGTTTAAGCCGGTAAGGGTTGTGCCAGACGCCGTCGATGTAGCAACAGTGTTGCCGCCTCTTAAGAGATGTGAATGGATCACTCCAAATTCTG ACCCCCTTTACACTGCTTTCCACGATGAAGAATGGGGTGTTCCAGTTGATGATGATAGGAAGCTATTTGAGCTTCTAGTCTTTTCACAAGCATTGGCAGAACACCGTTGGCCAGCAATCCTTAACCAGAGAGACATATTCAG gaagctttttgaaaattttgaaccaTCATCAGTTGCACAGTTTACTGAGAAGAAATTGCTAACACTGAAAATAAACGGCAACTCATTGTTATCAGAACCAAAGCTCCGTGCCATTGTGGAAAATGCTAAACAATTACTTAAG GTTCAGCAGGAGTTTAGTTCATTCAGCAATTACTGCTGGAGATTTGTTAACCACAAACCGATAAGAAATGAATTCAGATATGGACGTCAAGTACCCGTGAAGACTCCGAAAGCTGAAGTGATTAGCAAGGACATGATGCGTAGAGGTTTCCAATGTGTGGGACCAACAGTAGTTTATTCGTTCATGCAAGTAGCAGGCCTCGTTAATGACCACCTATTAACATGCTTCAAGCACCACAAATGCAAAGTGACAACCAAAAACGAATTTAAAACTGAGGTTAAGGAGAACAATGAAACTTCGGAGATGACAATAAACAATGACCGAAGGTCGTTTAATTGA
- the LOC114408658 gene encoding protein BRASSINAZOLE-RESISTANT 1-like, with protein MTSDGATSAATNRRKPSWRERENNRRRERRRRAISAKIYSGLRAQGNYNLPKHCDNNEVLKALCAEAGWAVEEDGTTYRKGCRAPYPGDGVGTSTRNTPFSSQNPSPLSSSFPSPIPSYQVSPSSSSFPSPSRLDANNPSNLIPYIRHAFPASVPPLRISNSAPVTPPLSSPTSRNPKPIPTWDSIAKASMASSFNHSHHPFFAASAPASPTHRHLYAPPTIPECDESDTSTVESGQWLNFQAFAPSVSPVPISPTMNFIKPVVSQQHKHNLNLPGNGIQEMRISEPEFAMQVKPWVGERIHEVGLDDLELTLGSGKTPA; from the exons ATGACTTCGGACGGAGCAACGTCGGCGGCGACTAACCGGAGGAAGCCGTcttggagggagagggagaacaaccggaggagagagagaagaaggagaGCCATTTCGGCGAAGATATACTCCGGTCTTAGGGCGCAAGGGAACTACAATTTGCCCAAACACTGCGACAACAACGAAGTCTTGAAGGCTCTCTGCGCTGAAGCTGGTTGGGCCGTCGAAGAAGACGGCACCACCTATCGCAAG ggatgCAGGGCACCATATCCAGGTGATGGTGTAGGCACCTCCACCAGAAACACTCCTTTCTCATCACAAAATCCAAGTCCTCTTTCGTCGTCATTTCCGAGTCCAATTCCTTCATATCAAGTGAGCCCTTCCTCCTCCTCTTTCCCGAGCCCTTCTCGTTTGGATGCAAACAACCCTTCAAACCTGATTCCATATATTCGGCATGCGTTTCCTGCGTCTGTCCCTCCTTTAAGGATATCAAACAGCGCCCCTGTGACCCCACCCCTGTCCTCGCCAACTTCCAGAAACCCCAAACCAATTCCCACATGGGATTCCATTGCCAAAGCCTCCATGGCATCATCCTTCAACCACAGCCACCATCCTTTCTTTGCGGCTTCAGCACCGGCTAGCCCCACACACCGCCACCTTTATGCCCCACCCACTATTCCGGAGTGTGATGAGTCTGATACCTCCACTGTTGAGTCTGGTCAGTGGCTGAACTTCCAAGCATTTGCCCCTTCTGTTTCTCCTGTGCCTATCTCTCCCACCATGAATTTTATCAAACCTGTTGTGAGTCAGCAGCACAAGCACAACCTCAATCTCCCTGGTAATGGAATCCAAGAGATGAGAATTTCGGAGCCCGAATTTGCGATGCAGGTGAAGCCTTGGGTTGGGGAGAGGATTCATGAAGTGGGATTGGATGATTTGGAACTCACACTTGGAAGTGGGAAGACGCCTGCTTAG